In a genomic window of Nesterenkonia halotolerans:
- a CDS encoding YaaA family protein — MLIFLPPSEGKTPPQDSSAPPVDPERLALPELAEERRAVMRALVELSGTEVAQETLNVGARIMGEVRANTELFSAPTAPAHEVYTGVLYEALDAGSLDPQQLTRARRDVLVFSGLFGLTSLTDRIPAYRLSMGVTLNGSGTEQGPGAVRARTRPGRLGSFWKDALKAPLDILVGEQLVVDARSSSYAQVYRPAPEQTLVVNSVTERDGTRKVVTHFAKHARGLLAGMLLRAPEAERAEFGVEDVAELASQRWRVELRGATGRSPHQLDLIS; from the coding sequence GTGTTGATCTTCCTCCCGCCTTCTGAAGGCAAGACGCCCCCGCAAGACAGCAGCGCGCCGCCGGTGGACCCGGAGCGCCTGGCCCTGCCCGAGCTGGCCGAGGAGCGCCGCGCAGTCATGCGCGCGCTGGTTGAACTCAGCGGAACCGAGGTCGCACAGGAGACGTTGAACGTGGGCGCCCGGATCATGGGCGAGGTGCGAGCGAACACCGAATTGTTCAGTGCGCCCACCGCTCCCGCGCATGAGGTCTACACCGGTGTGCTCTACGAAGCCCTGGACGCCGGCTCGCTGGATCCGCAGCAGCTGACACGCGCACGGCGCGACGTGCTCGTCTTCTCGGGTCTGTTCGGGCTGACATCGCTGACGGACCGGATTCCAGCGTATCGACTCTCCATGGGGGTGACGCTGAACGGCTCAGGGACCGAACAGGGCCCGGGAGCTGTCCGTGCGCGGACGCGCCCTGGGCGCCTGGGCAGCTTCTGGAAGGACGCGCTGAAGGCCCCGCTCGACATCCTGGTGGGAGAACAGCTCGTGGTCGATGCCCGCTCCAGCTCGTACGCGCAGGTCTATCGCCCCGCACCCGAGCAGACACTGGTGGTGAACAGCGTCACCGAGCGTGACGGCACGCGCAAGGTCGTCACGCATTTCGCGAAGCACGCCCGAGGACTGCTCGCCGGGATGCTGCTGAGGGCCCCGGAGGCTGAGAGAGCAGAGTTCGGCGTGGAGGACGTGGCCGAGCTGGCGTCGCAGCGCTGGCGCGTGGAGCTGCGCGGCGCCACCGGTCGCAGCCCGCATCAGCTGGATCTGATCAGCTGA
- the ettA gene encoding energy-dependent translational throttle protein EttA produces the protein MAEFIYTMVSARKKVGDKVILDDVTMSFYPGAKIGVLGPNGAGKSTILKIMAGLDEPSNGEARLSPGYSVGILMQEPALNEDKSVLGNVQEGVGEIYEKLQRFNQISEEMANPDADFDALMGEMGKLQEAIDAANAWDLDSQLEQAMDALRCPPPEADVSVLSGGERRRVALCKLLLSKPDLLLLDEPTNHLDAESVLWLEQHLAAYEGAVLAVTHDRYFLDHVAEWICEVDRGRLYPYEGNYSTYLEKKQARLKVQGKKDIKMAKRLSEELEWVRSNAKGRQTKSKARLNRYEEMAAEAERTKKLDFDEIQIPPGPRLGTQVIEAENLQKGFGDRQLIEGLSFSLPRNGIVGVIGPNGVGKSTLFKTIVGMEELDGGKLAVGDSVKLSYVDQSRAGIDAEKSLWEVVSDGLDFIHVGAVEMSSRAYVSAFGFKGPDQQKKAGVLSGGERNRLNLALTLKQGGNLLLLDEPTNDLDVETLGSLENALLEFPGCAVVISHDRWFLDRVATHILAWEGSDEDPANWYWFEGNFESYEANKVERLGADAARPHRVTHRKLTRD, from the coding sequence ATGGCAGAGTTTATTTACACCATGGTCAGTGCCCGCAAGAAGGTGGGCGACAAGGTCATCCTCGACGACGTCACGATGTCGTTCTATCCAGGTGCGAAGATCGGCGTGCTGGGTCCGAACGGTGCGGGCAAATCGACGATCCTGAAGATCATGGCAGGGCTCGATGAGCCCTCCAATGGCGAGGCCCGGCTCTCTCCGGGCTACTCGGTGGGCATCCTGATGCAGGAGCCCGCCCTGAATGAGGACAAGAGCGTCCTCGGCAACGTACAAGAGGGCGTCGGTGAGATCTACGAGAAGCTGCAGCGCTTCAACCAGATCTCTGAGGAGATGGCGAACCCGGATGCGGACTTCGATGCCCTGATGGGTGAGATGGGCAAGCTCCAGGAGGCGATCGACGCCGCCAACGCCTGGGACCTGGATTCCCAGCTCGAGCAGGCGATGGACGCCCTGCGCTGCCCACCCCCGGAGGCGGACGTCAGCGTCCTCTCCGGTGGTGAGCGACGCCGCGTGGCCCTGTGCAAGCTGCTCCTCTCCAAGCCCGACCTGCTGCTGCTCGATGAGCCCACGAACCACCTCGACGCCGAGTCGGTGCTGTGGCTTGAGCAGCATCTCGCGGCCTATGAGGGCGCTGTCCTCGCCGTGACCCATGATCGCTACTTCCTGGATCACGTGGCGGAGTGGATCTGCGAGGTCGACCGCGGTCGGCTGTACCCCTATGAGGGCAACTACTCCACCTACCTGGAGAAGAAGCAGGCCCGCCTGAAGGTTCAGGGCAAGAAAGACATCAAGATGGCCAAGCGACTCTCCGAAGAGCTGGAGTGGGTGCGCTCCAACGCCAAGGGCCGCCAGACCAAGTCCAAGGCCCGCCTGAACCGCTACGAGGAGATGGCCGCCGAGGCCGAGCGCACGAAGAAGCTGGACTTCGATGAGATTCAGATCCCACCAGGTCCGCGCCTGGGTACACAGGTCATCGAGGCCGAGAACCTGCAGAAGGGCTTCGGCGACCGTCAGCTGATCGAGGGGCTGTCCTTCTCGTTGCCGCGCAACGGCATCGTCGGCGTCATCGGTCCCAACGGCGTCGGCAAGTCCACGCTGTTCAAGACCATCGTGGGCATGGAAGAGCTCGACGGCGGCAAGCTCGCCGTGGGCGACTCGGTGAAGCTCTCATACGTCGACCAGTCCCGTGCGGGCATCGACGCCGAGAAGAGCCTCTGGGAGGTCGTCTCCGATGGACTCGACTTCATCCACGTCGGTGCCGTGGAGATGTCGTCACGTGCCTATGTCTCCGCCTTCGGCTTCAAGGGCCCCGACCAGCAGAAGAAGGCAGGAGTGCTCTCCGGCGGCGAGCGCAACCGTTTGAACCTCGCGCTGACGCTGAAGCAGGGCGGAAACCTGTTGCTGCTCGATGAGCCCACGAACGACCTCGACGTCGAGACGCTGGGCTCACTGGAGAACGCCCTGCTGGAGTTCCCCGGCTGCGCTGTCGTGATCTCGCACGACCGCTGGTTCCTCGACCGCGTCGCCACGCACATCCTCGCCTGGGAGGGCTCCGATGAGGACCCCGCGAACTGGTACTGGTTCGAGGGCAACTTCGAGTCCTACGAGGCGAACAAGGTCGAGCGTCTCGGCGCTGACGCTGCGCGTCCGCACCGTGTCACGCACCGCAAGCTCACGCGCGACTGA
- the ssb gene encoding single-stranded DNA-binding protein, translating into MSETITVRGFLGGEVEDFTTPQGLPISNFRLGCTPRRYDRKSEKWVNGETNWYTVSAFRQLAQNVKSSLSKGDPVVVTGRLRVRQWENDKGQRGTSVEIDAESVGYDLTFGTGSFTRLASSTGAEDGGRDSTQGGSAAHGSESSDTDQESGDRELQGAAQAAPF; encoded by the coding sequence ATGAGCGAGACAATCACAGTGCGAGGCTTCCTCGGTGGCGAGGTCGAAGACTTCACCACCCCGCAGGGGCTGCCGATCTCTAATTTCCGACTGGGCTGTACTCCGCGTCGGTACGACCGCAAGTCCGAGAAATGGGTCAACGGGGAGACCAACTGGTACACGGTCTCTGCGTTCAGGCAGCTCGCCCAGAACGTCAAGAGCAGCCTTTCGAAGGGTGATCCCGTGGTCGTCACCGGAAGGCTCCGCGTCCGCCAGTGGGAGAACGACAAGGGGCAGCGTGGCACCTCAGTGGAGATCGACGCCGAGTCTGTGGGCTATGACCTCACCTTCGGCACGGGGTCCTTCACTCGGCTGGCATCCTCGACCGGCGCTGAGGACGGTGGCCGCGACTCCACTCAGGGAGGCTCTGCCGCCCACGGCTCCGAGAGCTCCGACACGGACCAGGAATCCGGCGACCGCGAGCTCCAGGGCGCGGCGCAGGCCGCTCCCTTCTGA
- a CDS encoding DUF2079 domain-containing protein, translating into MSRPHRLQLAAVMTAAALLYLAHSALRFRNFEAKGYDLGIFDQAVRQYAMFKAPIVPIKGEDFHLLGDHFHPIIALLAPLYWIWDDPRMLNIAMIALLVSTALPVYLVVRGWFSHVPALLAAVALLLFWPFQALVNWDFHEIAFGVPIIGWVIWAIERRRMWLASGLGSLLLLVREDMGVTLIALAMVLALKRAWAPAATTAVLGLAGYWVAVEVVIPHFSAAGEFGYWEFTALGPSAGAAVAFLLTQPWNAVGLLFDHPVKLGLWALHFLPLLLLPLASPYVILGAPILLSRLFNDRQNVWEVIYQYDAILAPIFLLAAFDVARRLVRHWPRLKLLAVVLPGAVIAVGLVGTLAFPGVFPLQRTVTAENWSIDERAQAHQRAVEAIPDGVCVEAADTAVPHLVDRTSVGLNGTTDEANLTWIIIDDQVEELGGSDPLTPAEAFARAERLGFSTVIEDDEGLWVLSRELPGDPAAQECAEYLRP; encoded by the coding sequence TTGTCCAGACCGCATAGACTCCAGCTGGCCGCCGTCATGACGGCGGCCGCTCTGCTGTACCTGGCACATTCCGCGCTGCGATTCCGCAACTTCGAGGCCAAGGGCTATGACCTCGGCATCTTCGATCAGGCCGTCCGCCAGTACGCGATGTTCAAGGCACCGATCGTGCCGATCAAGGGCGAGGACTTTCATCTGCTGGGAGACCATTTCCACCCGATCATCGCCCTGCTCGCGCCCCTGTACTGGATCTGGGACGACCCGCGGATGCTCAACATCGCGATGATCGCGCTGCTGGTCTCCACGGCTCTGCCGGTCTACCTCGTCGTACGAGGGTGGTTCAGCCACGTTCCAGCGCTGCTCGCCGCCGTCGCGCTGCTCCTCTTCTGGCCCTTTCAGGCGCTGGTGAACTGGGACTTCCATGAGATCGCCTTCGGCGTGCCGATCATCGGCTGGGTCATCTGGGCCATCGAGCGTCGCAGGATGTGGCTTGCATCGGGGCTGGGCTCGCTGCTGCTGCTGGTCCGCGAGGACATGGGGGTCACCCTGATCGCCTTGGCCATGGTGCTGGCGTTGAAGCGGGCCTGGGCGCCTGCGGCGACCACGGCCGTGCTGGGTCTCGCCGGATACTGGGTCGCGGTCGAGGTGGTGATCCCGCACTTCTCGGCCGCCGGGGAGTTCGGCTACTGGGAGTTCACTGCCCTGGGTCCCAGCGCGGGCGCGGCAGTGGCGTTTCTGCTGACCCAGCCATGGAACGCCGTGGGTCTGCTCTTCGATCATCCGGTGAAGCTCGGTCTGTGGGCGCTGCACTTCCTTCCCCTGCTTCTGCTGCCGCTGGCTTCTCCCTATGTCATCCTCGGTGCTCCGATCCTGCTCTCGCGGCTGTTCAACGATCGGCAGAACGTCTGGGAGGTCATCTATCAGTACGATGCGATCCTGGCGCCGATCTTTCTGCTCGCGGCGTTCGACGTCGCGCGGCGGCTGGTCCGGCACTGGCCGCGACTGAAGCTGCTGGCAGTGGTGCTTCCGGGGGCGGTCATTGCGGTCGGTCTCGTGGGCACTCTGGCGTTCCCCGGAGTCTTTCCGCTCCAGCGAACCGTCACGGCGGAGAACTGGAGCATCGATGAGCGTGCGCAGGCGCATCAGCGCGCCGTGGAGGCGATTCCGGACGGTGTCTGCGTGGAGGCGGCGGACACCGCGGTCCCACACCTGGTGGACCGCACCTCGGTGGGGCTCAACGGCACGACCGACGAGGCGAATCTGACCTGGATCATCATCGATGATCAGGTCGAGGAGCTGGGCGGGTCTGATCCGCTCACGCCCGCCGAGGCCTTCGCGCGCGCCGAGAGACTCGGCTTCTCGACGGTCATCGAAGACGATGAGGGGCTCTGGGTGCTGAGTCGAGAGCTCCCGGGTGACCCAGCTGCCCAGGAGTGCGCGGAATACCTCCGGCCGTGA
- a CDS encoding glycosyltransferase: protein MSTDCVPSALSGAPPTGHQSMRVVMISLHTSPLAQAGSRDAGGLNVYVNELSRALAQTGVAVDIVTTDADAEQPLHADRLKVLSDGRRVHTLAVGSQARSEKSLLVGQVDALADRALRSLESASPAQVSAVHSHYWISGLAGIKIAQALGAPLVHTMHTIAAVKRERDPNTAENPRRRLAEATIAQVADLVTANTDREIADLRRLFELDGARIALVRPGVDLGVFHPPRGEDPRGGPLEGRPLRLAFAGRLQPHKGPQVAVEALGELRRMLPEIPVELVVAGSQSGKDLFDLHALAAAAGVADSVRAVPPLPHQELAELFRRSDAVLMPSYSESFGLVALEAMACGTPVLAHDVGGLSSLVRHRRSGRLIPSLDPAEWAGHLRWLVRHRGAWARYSAAAAASAESYSWEATADATLKAYRSVALVGSS from the coding sequence ATGTCCACCGACTGCGTCCCCTCGGCGCTCAGCGGAGCCCCGCCGACCGGTCATCAGTCGATGCGTGTGGTGATGATCAGTCTGCACACCTCCCCGCTGGCTCAGGCGGGCAGCCGTGATGCGGGGGGCCTGAACGTCTACGTCAACGAGCTCAGCCGAGCCCTCGCGCAGACAGGCGTCGCCGTGGACATCGTCACCACGGACGCCGATGCCGAGCAGCCGCTGCATGCCGACCGGCTCAAGGTGCTGTCGGACGGGCGGCGCGTCCATACCCTCGCGGTCGGTTCTCAGGCACGGTCCGAGAAATCTCTGCTGGTCGGGCAGGTCGACGCACTCGCCGACCGAGCGCTGCGCAGCCTGGAGTCGGCGAGTCCTGCCCAGGTCAGCGCGGTCCACTCGCACTACTGGATCTCTGGCCTCGCCGGGATCAAGATCGCCCAGGCGCTGGGAGCGCCCCTGGTGCACACCATGCACACGATCGCCGCTGTCAAGCGCGAACGCGACCCCAACACGGCGGAGAATCCTCGGCGTCGGCTTGCTGAAGCCACCATCGCGCAGGTGGCCGACCTCGTCACGGCAAACACCGACCGCGAAATCGCTGACCTCAGGCGGCTCTTCGAGCTCGACGGTGCCCGCATCGCCCTGGTCAGGCCCGGCGTCGATCTCGGTGTGTTCCACCCTCCGCGCGGCGAGGATCCGCGCGGCGGTCCGCTCGAGGGAAGGCCGCTGCGGCTGGCCTTCGCTGGCAGGCTGCAGCCTCATAAGGGGCCCCAGGTCGCCGTCGAGGCACTGGGGGAGCTCCGCCGCATGCTGCCGGAGATTCCGGTGGAGCTCGTCGTCGCCGGCAGTCAGAGCGGCAAGGACCTGTTTGATCTGCACGCCCTGGCCGCCGCCGCGGGTGTGGCGGACTCGGTGCGGGCGGTGCCGCCGCTGCCGCATCAGGAGCTTGCCGAGCTCTTCCGGCGCAGCGATGCCGTGCTGATGCCCTCCTACAGCGAGTCCTTCGGGCTGGTGGCGCTGGAGGCCATGGCCTGCGGCACTCCGGTGCTCGCGCACGATGTCGGCGGACTCTCGTCGCTGGTGCGGCATCGTCGCAGCGGCAGACTCATTCCCAGCCTGGATCCCGCCGAATGGGCGGGACATCTGCGCTGGCTGGTGCGCCACCGCGGTGCCTGGGCCCGGTACAGCGCGGCGGCGGCCGCGAGTGCTGAGTCATACTCCTGGGAGGCGACCGCTGACGCCACCCTCAAGGCCTATCGCAGCGTGGCCCTGGTGGGCAGCAGCTGA
- a CDS encoding acyl-CoA thioesterase, whose product MPDDHRYRVPSAADSVQQLVDMLQLQHLDPDDAAGAGPSAEDHFLGPVFQQAYWRVFGGQVLAQAATAAMQTVEPERLIHSVHGYFLRPGDATKPIQVSVERLRDGGSFSARRSQAYQDGTPILSMIASFQRPSPGVAHQRRMPQGVPDPEDLAEPQELVGHVKHPIVHEWAHGRPFDIRHVDRPIYLEADQDPHATSAVWLRTKAPLPDDPNIHRAAILYASDYTLLEPILRRHGLYWAKPEMKVASLDHAMWWHRDARADEWLLYVQQSPSAQNARGLAQGSIYSRDGALVATVAQEGMVRPPEGLRPKLSEKMQQTLVHSSRATREVNKKYSQTWSSRYLDS is encoded by the coding sequence ATGCCCGATGATCACCGGTACCGCGTGCCGAGCGCCGCTGACTCCGTGCAGCAGCTCGTCGACATGCTGCAGCTGCAGCACCTGGATCCGGACGACGCCGCGGGGGCCGGTCCCAGCGCCGAGGACCACTTCCTGGGCCCGGTGTTCCAACAGGCCTACTGGCGCGTCTTCGGCGGACAGGTCCTCGCGCAGGCGGCGACTGCGGCGATGCAGACCGTCGAGCCCGAACGGCTGATCCATTCGGTGCACGGGTATTTCCTGCGCCCGGGAGACGCCACCAAGCCGATCCAGGTTTCGGTCGAGCGACTGCGCGACGGCGGCTCCTTCTCCGCCCGCCGGAGCCAGGCCTATCAGGACGGCACCCCCATCCTGTCCATGATCGCCTCTTTCCAGCGCCCCTCCCCCGGGGTCGCGCACCAGCGTCGGATGCCGCAGGGCGTGCCGGACCCCGAGGACCTCGCAGAGCCGCAGGAGCTCGTCGGTCACGTGAAGCACCCGATCGTCCACGAGTGGGCGCATGGTCGGCCCTTCGACATCCGGCACGTGGACCGGCCGATCTACCTGGAGGCAGACCAGGACCCACATGCCACCAGCGCAGTGTGGCTTCGGACCAAGGCTCCGCTGCCCGATGATCCCAATATCCACCGGGCCGCGATCCTCTACGCCTCGGACTACACGCTGCTGGAGCCGATCCTGCGTCGGCACGGGCTCTATTGGGCCAAACCGGAGATGAAGGTCGCGTCGCTGGACCACGCGATGTGGTGGCACCGCGACGCGCGTGCCGACGAGTGGCTGCTCTATGTCCAGCAGAGCCCGAGTGCCCAGAACGCGCGCGGGCTGGCCCAGGGGTCCATCTATAGCCGCGACGGAGCTCTTGTGGCAACGGTGGCCCAAGAGGGCATGGTCCGTCCACCGGAAGGTCTCCGACCGAAGCTCTCCGAGAAGATGCAGCAGACCCTGGTCCATAGCTCCCGAGCCACCCGTGAAGTCAACAAGAAGTACTCACAGACCTGGTCCTCGCGCTACCTGGACAGCTGA